The sequence GAATTAAAGGCAAAATTTTATCCATAGGCAAGCCGTCCAACATTTCGGTTTCTATAAACCCCGGGGAAACGGCATTTACTAAAATATTGCGTTTGGCTACTTCCAGAGCCAAACTGCGCGTGGCCCCCAAAATACCCGCTTTGGCGGCGGAATAGTTGGTTTGACCCGGCACCGGGGCATGGGCCGCGGCGGAAGAAATGTTGACGATTCTTCCTTCTTTGGCATGAATCATGGCCGCCAGTACGGTTTTGGTTACATTATGAAATCCGCCCAAAACGGTGGAAATAACCTGCGACCAGTCTTCGTCCTGCATCCAAATAAGTAAATTGTCCTTGCGGATACCGGCATTGTTAACAAGCACATAAGGAGTGTTTTTTTCCAATAACGGGTTTAACGCCGCGCGCACGGCAGTTGCATTGGCCACATCAAAAGGAAGAAGTGTTACGCAGGCCCCCAGTGCTTCTATTTCGGTTTTTGCCTTTTCGGCGGCGGTATGGTTGGAGTGATAATTGAGCCAAATATCAAAGCCGTCTTTGGCCAGTTGTTTGGCTACCGCTAAACCAATGCCGCGGCTGGCACCCGTAACCAGGGCTATTTTTCGGGAAGAAGGGGTATTTGTCATTTGTAAACTCGCTGTAAATAAAATAAAATTATCTATAGAATATGATAACTAAAAACACTCTAAAATACAACACACCTTACCGCCGCACGCGTCGCGAAAATCGCACGATGGCGGATATTGCTTTTGACGCGCAAAAAATTGCCTTTGCGCCCATCAGTTTTCAAGCCGCACTGGCCTTGCGCGATCTGGGTATTTTATCGCTCTTAAACGAAAAAGAAGCGGACGATAAAACAATTTCCAAAAAATTAAAACTTTCGTTGTATGCGGTTCAAACTCTTTTGGAAAACGGAGTGGCACTTGATTTGGTATCGCTCAAAGACGGGAAATATGCGCTTACCAAAACGGGTTGGTTTTTACTGTGCGACCCCATGACCCGTGCCAATATGGATTTTGTAAATGATGTGTGTTATTTGGGTATGCACTCTTTGCAAGAATCGCTTAAAAAAGGCAAGCCCACGGGGCTTAAGGTGTTCGGCAAATGGAAAACCGTTTATGAAGGGCTTTCTAAGTTGCCTGCCAAAAACCGCAAAAGTTGGTTTGCCTTTGACCATTTCTATTCGGATATTGCCTTCCCCGAAATTTTACCGCTTGTGTTTGAACTAAACCCCGCCCGGGTAATGGATATCGGGGCCAACACCGGAAAATGGGCCAAAAAATGCCTGGACTATAAAAAAGATACCTCTGTGATGCTGGTTGACTTGCCCGGACAACTTAATGTTGCCAAGAAGAATTTGAAAAAATACGGAGACCGCGCCCAATATCACGCCGCCAATGTGTTAGATGCCAAAACGGTTCTTCCCAAAGGGGCCGACGCAGTTTTGATGAGCCAGTTTTTAGATTGTTTTTCGGAAGCGGAAATTGTATCTATTCTCAAAAAAGTAAAAGCGTCCGCCGATAAAAATACCCGTATTTATATATTGGAACCGTTGTGGGATCGCCAAGAATATGCCGCTTCCACCTTTTGCCTGAATCACACTTCGCTTTACTTTACCAACATTGCCAACGGAAACAGCAAAATGTATTCTTATGCTCAAATGGAAAATTGTGTAAAAAAAGCAGGCCTAAAGGTAGAAAAAGTGTTTGACGGCGTAGGCCGTTTTGCTTACACGCTTATACGCTGCCGCAAATAATATGACCTTGATTAAAGCCCCGCGCATCAGTAAAAAGTGGATGATTTTTTCCGTTACCGCCAACGGTACTTTTATGTCCACGTTGTCGGCCGGAATTGTAAATATCGCTTTGCCCACCATGTCGGGCGAGTTCGGGGTTTCGTTGGAAAGTATCCAGTTGGTCGTCAGCATGTACCTGTTGGTACTAACCTGTTTACTCCCCGTATTCGGTAAACTAAGCGATATTTACAGCCGTAAGTGGATGTATTTAAGCGGCTTTGCTACCTTTGGGGTAGGGGCTCTTTTGGGGGCTCTTTCCAACTCGCTGGGTCTAATGTTGCTGGCCCGTGCCGTACAAGGGATAGGCTCTTCTGCCATGATGGCTACTTCCCAAGCCTTGATTGCCCAAGTCTTTCACGGAGCATCTCGCGGAAAAGCCTTCGGGGCTATCGGTGCGGTAGTAGCGTGTGGTTCGTTGGCGGGGCCCGCCGTGGGCGGAGCCTTGATTCAAGCCTGGGGGTGGAAATCTATTTTTTGGTTATCTATCCCGATTGCCGTTATCGGTGTTTGGCGCGGCATTTACCTGATTCCGCGCTTTAAGCACCCCAAATGTCCGCCGATGGATTATTTCGGTGCAATCTGCTACACCTTAACCAGTTTCCTCTTTTTATATGCGCTTAACACCGCCGCCGATAAAGGTTGGACTTCGCCCGTCATTTTAACTTCCTTTGTTTTATCCCTGGCCTTTTTCTTCTTATTTATGAGAAGAGAAAATCACGCAAAAAACCCGTTTATCGGCCTGAGCATCTTTCAAATTCCTGCCATTTCATTTGGTTGTTTGATAGCGGTACTGGGGTTTACATCCGTATTTACGAACTCGGTTCTTCTGCCTTTTTATTTAACGGACATCATGCAAATGGATCCCATTAAAATCGGTATGCTGATTTTACCCTTTCCCGTAACTTTGGCTATTTCTTCGGCGGTATCGGGGGCGCTCTGTGCCAAATGGCCTTCCAAAATCATCATCACGGCCGGCTTTTTGTTTCTGTTGATTTCTTACCTGATGTTTGCATGCATCGGGTGCCACCCCAGCATTTCCTATATCATTTTGGCACAACTGGTCATGGGGGCAGGGAGCGGTACATTTCAGGTACCCAATAATAACATAGTCATCAGCGCGGCCCCTAAAGGAAAACTCGGTGTGGTGGCAAGCGTAAATGCACTGGCACGCAATGTGGGTATGATTTTGGGAATTGCCCTTTCCGTACTGGTATTTACCGCCGTTCAAAACCATGCACTCGCCCGGGATTTTTCCGCGCAAGACGCCTTTATCAGGGGATATGCTTGCGCCATGTTATTGGGTGCTTTGTGCGCGGCCTTGGGGGGAGTGCTATCAGCCGTGCGAAAATAAAATTCTTCCATAAAAAAACCCCACCGATTGGTGGGGTTTTTGTTATTTCCAAAAACAACTAGAAGTTTTCGGGGTGAATCATGAAGTAGGCTTGCGGGTGAGCGCAGACAGGGCATACTTCGGGGGCTTTTTCGCCCACGTGTACATGACCGCAGTTGGCGCATTCCCACACCACTACACCGGCTTTGGCGAACACTTCTTTGGCTTCTACATTGTGTAAAAGTTTGCGATAGCGTTCTTCGTGCATTTTTTCGATTTTGGCTACAGCCCCGAACAAGTAGGCCAATTTATCAAAGCCTTCTTCTTTGGCTTCTTTTTCGAATTGGGCGTACATATCAGTCCATTCATAGTTTTCGCCTTGGGCGGCATCTAACAAGTTGGTAGCGGTGTCGGCAATTTGTCCGTCGTGCAACGCTTTGAACCACAATTTGGCGTGTTCTTTTTCGTTGTTAGCGGTTTCTTCAAAAATTTTGGCAATTTGCACATACCCTTCTTTTTTGGCTTTAGAAGCGTAGTAGGTATATTTATTGCGGGCTTGAGATTCTCCGGCAAAAGCGGCCATCAAGTTTTTTTCGGTTTTAGATCCTTTTAATTCCATTTTTGTCTCCTTTACAAAACAACAATTATTATATCAATTACGATATCTTTTTTTGACACCGATTGCAAATTCCTCTAAACTGCACATTTACTTGCTTGATTTCGCCCCACTCGCAAACGGGGGAAAAAGCATCTTTTTCTTCGGAGAAAATATCGTACACTTCTCCGCATCGGGTACACACAAAATGGGCGTGAGGGCGCAAGTCTCCGTCAAAGCGCTCTTTGGCCGGAGTACCCACCCGCACCAAAAGTTCCATGGCTTCCAGGGAAGAAAGGGTGCGGTACACCGTATCCAAGGATACATGAGGGATTTTTTTGCGAACCAAATCGCAGACTTTTTCCGCACAAGGGTGTTCGCGGGAAGAAGCCACCGTACGGAAAATTTCCCGGCGTTGTTCCGTTACACGCAATCCTTTTTTGCGGCAAACGGTTTCAAAAGCCTCTAATCGTTTTTCCACTTCCTTTTCATTTGGTAGCATTTGTGTGTTCATAATCATCATATTAGTAATAATTCTTAATAAAGTATAACATATTTTTTTATCTTTGTAAGCGTTTTTTAGAATTTATTGAAGATTCAAATTTGCTATCCTTATATATATGGGTATATATGCAAACTCAAAGAATACTGTTTTTCATACGGCTATTGTCGGTGCGGGAGCCGGAGGACTTTTTTGCGCAGGAAGTTTTAACCACCATAAAATTGTGCTGGAAGCCAACACCAAACCTGCTCTTAAAGTAGGAGTATCGGGTGGGGGAAAATGTAATTTTTCCAACCGCTTTGTTACCGCTGCCGACTATTTAAGCCGAAATAAACATTTTTGCAAAAGTGCTTTAGCCGCTTTTAAGCCGCAAGATTTTATCCGTTTGCTCGATGAATCTCATATCCCTTGGGAAGAACGACAAAACGGTCAGCTCTTTGCGTTTGACGCGCAGGAAATCGTAAGACTTCTTGTAAAAAGGGCTCAAGCGGCCAATACCCAAATTCTTTATAATACGCGCGTGTTGGATATCCGCAAAGAAAAAAATCTTTTTATACTGGATACTTCCGCCGGCCCTATACAAGCCCAACGAGTAGTCCTTGCTACGGGGGGGCTTTCCTTCCCGGCACTCGGGGCTAACGGGTTTGGAATTAAAATGGCTCATAAATTCGGGTGGGAGGTAACGGAACCGCGCCCGGCTTTGTGCGGCCTTTCTTTTCCTAAAGAATACAGAGAAAATTTTTCTGCTTTAGCCGGGAACAGTTTAACGGCAAAACTGACTTACGAAAAGAAATCTTTTCCGGGGCAGTTGCTTTTCACGCACGACGGAATCAGCGGCCCGGCGGTACTGCAGACTTCTTTATTTTGGGAACCGGGCAACTCCATTGAAATCGATTTCTTGCCGGGGAAAAATGTGTTGGAATTTTTAGTTTCTTGCAAAAACTCCAACCAAACCGTTTCTTCTGCGCTCGTGCAAGCGGGACTGGCTAAAAAAATAGCAAAGTCCATTTTACACGGAATCGATTGCGATTTGCCCAACGCTACACGCGCCCAACTGGCAGAAACAGCCCGCTTAATCAATCATTTTACGGTTACGCCGAGCGGCACCTCCGGCTACACCAAGGCGGAAGTAACAGCGGGGGGAATTTCCGCAAGAGCCTTTAATGCTTCCACCTTTGAGTCCCGTTCCGTACCGGGCCTGTATGCCGTAGGGGAAGTGTTAGATGTTACGGGCCGCCTGGGCGGGTTTAACTTGCATTGGGCGTGGAGTAGCGGTTTTTCCGCCGCCAAAGCATTAGAAAAATTATTCTAAATTTCGTACGCGCACACGCGTTGCTTTTGCTATAATATGGGTACACCTATACCAAAGAGGTAACACATGGAAATTCGCGAAGAACAGAATTTATTTCAGTTATTAATTGGAAGTTTCCGTCTTATCAATCGTGCCACCGGGGCAATTATTGTCTATATTATTTTAATTGCATTGATTAACGGGGCAATTGCTTTCTCTCCCAAAGTTGGTGTGCCTCAACCGATTTCCTCTCTTCTCGGCTCTTTCTTTTCCGTTTACTCGGGCCTTGCTTTGTGGCGGATTTTAGCCGCCAAAGCAGAAAATAACGGCGAATCAATTACCAATTCTTTTTCCGCATCCCTCTTTCCCACTTTCTATATGTTGGTTTACAGTGTATTTGTCGGGATCGTGGGGGTAGTTGTTGCGGTCGTACTTTATTTCTTGCGCTTGCCGATGCCGGTTATGATAATCCTTGTATCTGTCCTAGTATTCTTGTTCTTAACCCGCTTGATTTTTGTACCGTTAGCCATTGCCCTTAGAAACCAAGGCCCCATAGAAGCCGTTGTGTACAGTTGGAACTTAACCGGAAGAAGATTTCTAAAAGTGATTTCCGGGATTATTTTATCTTCTGTATTTCCTTTCCTCGTTTTGGGTGGAATTGCTTACGGCCTTTATGTGGCAATCCCGCTTTACTTTGCGAACCATTTTAACACGGTGTTCTTTATCATTTTAATTGCAGGGCTGGGAATTTTGTGGATATTTTTGTGGTTTTCCATGACGGCTTTTCTTCTGTTACTCTTCTTAAATTTAGATTATGGCGAAAACCGCTTTTCCTTCACTCCCAATGTGGTGAAAGAAGCCCAAGCCAAACAACAATCTTTTGCGCCCTCCAAACCCGAACCGGTCAACTTAAAAACGCAAAATGTTAACCTGCTTGATGAAACCGATGTGCAAGCCGTAAGCGTTACTCAAGCTTCCATTAAAACGGAATCTGCACACGAACATTTAAGCGAACATTTGGATCAAGTTTATCAACCCAAGCAAGAAGATTTAGAACAATATGTTGCGGAGGAAGACCGCATGCCCACTATTCTGTTTGACGACGATATGGCCCGCCAAATGGAAGAAAACCGAAAAATGTGGGAACAACAAGCCCAAACGGGCCAACAAGAGGATAAAGGGGAAGACGATTCTCCGATTAAAATGTCCAAATGATGCTAACAGCACCACTTGTTTCGCTTGCTTTACAGCCGACCTCGTTGACACAAGCAACGGGCAAGGAAAAATTTGTTTGTCATAAAACGGGAGAATCCGCTATTGCGGGTCTCCCGTTTTTGTTGTTTGAAAAAGAAAAAATAAAAAGGAGAAAAAACACGTATGTCAACCTTATTGACCACGCTTAACCTATTCGGTGGCATGGCCATCTTTCTGTTCGGCATGAAAATCATGAGCGACGGATTGCAGAAAGTATCCGGTGATAAAATGCGCCAACTCTTGGGCATTGCCACCGCAAACCGCTTTGCGGCTACCTTTTCGGGTGCATTGGTAACCAGTATTATTCAGGCTTCCGGTGCTACTACCGTCATGGTGGTAGGCTTCACCAGTGCCGGATTATTAACACTCTATCAAGCCCTCGGGGTTATCTTCGGGGCCAACATCGGCACCACCTTTACGGCTTGGATTGTCAGTTTCTTTGGGTTTAAGGTTCAAATTTCCCTGTTTGCCTTGCCCGTTATTGCAGTAGGTTTTTTCGCACAGTTTATCCCCAAAGCCGTTACGATTCGCCGCATTGGCGAAACCATGGTAGGCTTCGGGCTTTTGTTCCTCGGTTTGGATATTATGAAAAATACTATCCCTCCGGACTTTGCCCAAAACCCCACCGTTGTGGCCTGGATCAGCAAGTTCCACCCCAGCAACATTTGGAACTTGTTTATTCTCATTTTTACGGGTTCCTTCTTAACCATTATGCTTCAATCTTCCAGCGCGGTAATGGCCATGACGCTTACCTGCGCGGCAGCCGGAATCATTGACTTCCCGACCTCCTGCGCTTTGGTGTTAGGGGAAAACATCGGCACCACCATTACCGCTAACCTGGCTGCTCTCGGCGCAGGCAAAAATGCTCAACGCGCGGCCTTGGGGCACTTTCTCTTTAACTTCTTGGGCGTAGTGTGGGTTTGCTGTGTATTTAACCACTTCGTAGAGTTTATAGATTGGATGATACCGGAAAGCCCTTATAGCAAAGACCCGGAAGTGCTTACTTCCACTTTGCCGTACCACATTTCGGCCTTCCACACGGCATTTAACATCATTAACACATTGATTATGTTGCCGCTACTCAAACAATTGGCCCACCTTACTTACCTTATCATTCCCAAATCTAAACGGGAAGATAAAAAAGAACACGAACTGGTGTTCTTGTCCACGCGCCTTACCCAAACGCCGGAACTTTCCCTGATTGCGGTGCGCAAAGAAGTGGAACGCATGATGAGTTTTGTTACCAAAATGACGGATAAACTTATCCATGCCGTAAAAGTAGATGACGAAAAAATGTTCGCCCGCCTCATTGAAGATGTAAAAGAAGCGGAACGCACTACTGATGTGTTGGAACATAAAATCAAC comes from Elusimicrobium sp. and encodes:
- the fabG gene encoding 3-oxoacyl-ACP reductase FabG produces the protein MTNTPSSRKIALVTGASRGIGLAVAKQLAKDGFDIWLNYHSNHTAAEKAKTEIEALGACVTLLPFDVANATAVRAALNPLLEKNTPYVLVNNAGIRKDNLLIWMQDEDWSQVISTVLGGFHNVTKTVLAAMIHAKEGRIVNISSAAAHAPVPGQTNYSAAKAGILGATRSLALEVAKRNILVNAVSPGFIETEMLDGLPMDKILPLIPLRRLGKPQEVAEVVSFLCSPKASYITGQAFQVNGGVAM
- a CDS encoding class I SAM-dependent methyltransferase; translation: MADIAFDAQKIAFAPISFQAALALRDLGILSLLNEKEADDKTISKKLKLSLYAVQTLLENGVALDLVSLKDGKYALTKTGWFLLCDPMTRANMDFVNDVCYLGMHSLQESLKKGKPTGLKVFGKWKTVYEGLSKLPAKNRKSWFAFDHFYSDIAFPEILPLVFELNPARVMDIGANTGKWAKKCLDYKKDTSVMLVDLPGQLNVAKKNLKKYGDRAQYHAANVLDAKTVLPKGADAVLMSQFLDCFSEAEIVSILKKVKASADKNTRIYILEPLWDRQEYAASTFCLNHTSLYFTNIANGNSKMYSYAQMENCVKKAGLKVEKVFDGVGRFAYTLIRCRK
- a CDS encoding MFS transporter; amino-acid sequence: MTLIKAPRISKKWMIFSVTANGTFMSTLSAGIVNIALPTMSGEFGVSLESIQLVVSMYLLVLTCLLPVFGKLSDIYSRKWMYLSGFATFGVGALLGALSNSLGLMLLARAVQGIGSSAMMATSQALIAQVFHGASRGKAFGAIGAVVACGSLAGPAVGGALIQAWGWKSIFWLSIPIAVIGVWRGIYLIPRFKHPKCPPMDYFGAICYTLTSFLFLYALNTAADKGWTSPVILTSFVLSLAFFFLFMRRENHAKNPFIGLSIFQIPAISFGCLIAVLGFTSVFTNSVLLPFYLTDIMQMDPIKIGMLILPFPVTLAISSAVSGALCAKWPSKIIITAGFLFLLISYLMFACIGCHPSISYIILAQLVMGAGSGTFQVPNNNIVISAAPKGKLGVVASVNALARNVGMILGIALSVLVFTAVQNHALARDFSAQDAFIRGYACAMLLGALCAALGGVLSAVRK
- a CDS encoding rubrerythrin family protein; protein product: MELKGSKTEKNLMAAFAGESQARNKYTYYASKAKKEGYVQIAKIFEETANNEKEHAKLWFKALHDGQIADTATNLLDAAQGENYEWTDMYAQFEKEAKEEGFDKLAYLFGAVAKIEKMHEERYRKLLHNVEAKEVFAKAGVVVWECANCGHVHVGEKAPEVCPVCAHPQAYFMIHPENF
- a CDS encoding transcriptional repressor, encoding MMIMNTQMLPNEKEVEKRLEAFETVCRKKGLRVTEQRREIFRTVASSREHPCAEKVCDLVRKKIPHVSLDTVYRTLSSLEAMELLVRVGTPAKERFDGDLRPHAHFVCTRCGEVYDIFSEEKDAFSPVCEWGEIKQVNVQFRGICNRCQKKIS
- a CDS encoding aminoacetone oxidase family FAD-binding enzyme, encoding MGIYANSKNTVFHTAIVGAGAGGLFCAGSFNHHKIVLEANTKPALKVGVSGGGKCNFSNRFVTAADYLSRNKHFCKSALAAFKPQDFIRLLDESHIPWEERQNGQLFAFDAQEIVRLLVKRAQAANTQILYNTRVLDIRKEKNLFILDTSAGPIQAQRVVLATGGLSFPALGANGFGIKMAHKFGWEVTEPRPALCGLSFPKEYRENFSALAGNSLTAKLTYEKKSFPGQLLFTHDGISGPAVLQTSLFWEPGNSIEIDFLPGKNVLEFLVSCKNSNQTVSSALVQAGLAKKIAKSILHGIDCDLPNATRAQLAETARLINHFTVTPSGTSGYTKAEVTAGGISARAFNASTFESRSVPGLYAVGEVLDVTGRLGGFNLHWAWSSGFSAAKALEKLF
- a CDS encoding Na/Pi cotransporter family protein, which encodes MSTLLTTLNLFGGMAIFLFGMKIMSDGLQKVSGDKMRQLLGIATANRFAATFSGALVTSIIQASGATTVMVVGFTSAGLLTLYQALGVIFGANIGTTFTAWIVSFFGFKVQISLFALPVIAVGFFAQFIPKAVTIRRIGETMVGFGLLFLGLDIMKNTIPPDFAQNPTVVAWISKFHPSNIWNLFILIFTGSFLTIMLQSSSAVMAMTLTCAAAGIIDFPTSCALVLGENIGTTITANLAALGAGKNAQRAALGHFLFNFLGVVWVCCVFNHFVEFIDWMIPESPYSKDPEVLTSTLPYHISAFHTAFNIINTLIMLPLLKQLAHLTYLIIPKSKREDKKEHELVFLSTRLTQTPELSLIAVRKEVERMMSFVTKMTDKLIHAVKVDDEKMFARLIEDVKEAERTTDVLEHKINLYLTTLTHGNLSRHAVAQAFSLFDVLNSIERMGDCGEKIARILEKFHTKQPFSTTAVDDLESIAKLTKVITKRTRRVLVDFQQTTKQGQARAEQTFRDALTDEEQLNAMRKQLLKDRRERILTGKEEASPDSITAYADILNNFERIGDYAMRVNETILGMRADDLTAQETPENADKPQEVL